The following are from one region of the Streptomyces changanensis genome:
- a CDS encoding cystathionine gamma-lyase — MASVPGTGEGTGEGTGDGTGEGTRAVRAGLPEPRKHEPTLPGPVFAAHYHLPGEPTGPYTYGRDENPTWTLLERAIGELEAPGADAAETVVFASGMAAISSVLFSQLAAGDAVVLPADGYQALPLVAEQLTAYGIEVRTAPTGGDAQLSALDGAKLLWLETPSNPGLDVCDVRRLVAAAHEAGALVAVDNTLATPLGQRPLALGADFSVASDTKGLTGHGDVLLGHVTTADAALAAGVRRWRKIVGAIPGPMEAWLAHRSLATLHLRVDRQCANALALAEALAERDDVTGLRYPGLPGDPSHRVAAAQMRRFGSVVSFVLADRERAERFLDALRLVDDATSFGGVRSTAERRGRWGGDAVPAGFVRFSVGAEDPDDLVADVLRALDAAAGPH, encoded by the coding sequence ATGGCGTCCGTACCCGGCACGGGCGAAGGCACAGGCGAGGGAACGGGCGACGGGACGGGTGAGGGGACCCGGGCCGTACGGGCCGGCCTGCCGGAGCCCCGCAAGCACGAACCGACCCTTCCGGGCCCGGTGTTCGCCGCCCACTACCACCTACCGGGCGAGCCGACCGGCCCGTACACCTACGGTCGCGACGAGAACCCGACCTGGACGCTGCTGGAACGGGCCATCGGCGAACTGGAGGCCCCGGGGGCCGACGCGGCGGAGACGGTGGTCTTCGCCTCCGGCATGGCCGCGATCTCCTCGGTGCTCTTCTCGCAGCTCGCGGCCGGTGACGCGGTCGTCCTCCCGGCCGACGGCTACCAGGCCCTGCCCCTGGTGGCCGAACAGCTGACCGCGTATGGGATCGAGGTCCGCACGGCGCCCACCGGTGGCGACGCCCAGCTGTCAGCCCTGGACGGCGCGAAACTGCTCTGGCTCGAGACCCCTTCCAACCCGGGACTCGACGTGTGCGACGTCCGGCGCCTGGTGGCGGCCGCGCACGAGGCCGGCGCGCTGGTCGCCGTCGACAACACGCTGGCCACGCCGCTCGGACAGCGCCCCCTGGCGCTGGGCGCCGACTTCTCCGTGGCCAGTGACACCAAGGGCCTGACCGGCCACGGTGACGTCCTGCTCGGTCACGTCACCACCGCGGACGCCGCGCTCGCCGCCGGGGTACGCCGTTGGCGGAAGATCGTCGGCGCGATCCCCGGACCGATGGAGGCATGGCTCGCCCACCGTTCGCTGGCCACCCTCCACCTCCGTGTCGACCGGCAGTGCGCCAACGCCCTCGCCCTCGCCGAGGCCCTGGCGGAGCGCGACGACGTGACCGGGCTGCGGTACCCGGGCCTGCCGGGCGATCCGTCGCACCGGGTGGCGGCCGCGCAGATGCGCCGCTTCGGGTCAGTGGTCTCGTTCGTCCTCGCCGACCGCGAGCGCGCGGAGCGGTTCCTGGACGCGCTGCGCCTGGTGGACGACGCCACGAGCTTCGGCGGGGTCCGCTCGACGGCCGAGCGGCGCGGGCGGTGGGGCGGCGACGCGGTGCCGGCCGGGTTCGTCCGGTTCTCGGTCGGTGCCGAAGACCCGGACGACCTCGTCGCGGACGTCCTGCGCGCCCTGGACGCGGCGGCCGGACCGCACTGA
- a CDS encoding phage holin family protein: MMNFVVKTLANAGALAVAIWLLDDITLTGDSTGRKALTLVLVALVFGVVNILVKPLVNLLTLPLFVLTLGLFTLIVNALMLLLTSWLADKLDLSFHVEGFWTAVLGGLIISVVSWALNVVLPDGRD, encoded by the coding sequence ATGATGAATTTCGTAGTCAAGACGCTCGCGAACGCGGGCGCGCTGGCCGTCGCGATCTGGTTGCTGGACGACATCACGCTCACCGGCGACAGCACGGGCCGCAAGGCCCTGACACTGGTGCTCGTCGCCCTGGTCTTCGGCGTGGTGAACATCCTCGTCAAGCCGCTCGTGAACCTCCTCACGCTGCCGCTCTTCGTCCTCACCCTCGGCCTGTTCACCCTCATCGTCAACGCCCTGATGCTGCTGCTGACGTCCTGGCTCGCGGACAAGCTGGACCTCAGCTTCCACGTGGAGGGCTTCTGGACCGCCGTGCTCGGCGGTCTGATCATCTCCGTCGTCTCCTGGGCCCTCAACGTCGTGCTCCCCGACGGTCGCGACTGA
- a CDS encoding cupin domain-containing protein, producing the protein MKAFRLDELEAERAAHDGAYLQFLRERNMSVGLYALDAGQRDPQQPHKEDEVYFVVSGRASITVGDETTQVGRGSVVYVPAGVPHRFHHVTEDLRVMVVFSPPEG; encoded by the coding sequence ATGAAGGCATTCCGACTGGACGAGCTGGAGGCGGAACGCGCCGCCCATGACGGCGCGTACCTCCAGTTCCTGCGCGAGCGGAACATGTCGGTCGGGCTGTACGCGCTCGACGCGGGGCAACGGGACCCGCAGCAGCCGCACAAGGAGGACGAGGTCTACTTCGTCGTCAGCGGGCGGGCCTCGATCACGGTCGGCGACGAGACGACGCAGGTGGGGCGCGGCAGTGTGGTCTATGTGCCGGCCGGGGTCCCGCACCGGTTCCACCACGTGACCGAGGACCTGCGGGTCATGGTGGTGTTCTCGCCGCCCGAGGGCTGA
- a CDS encoding DUF5326 family protein, giving the protein MAVKELLRGLPWWVKWVAIPVIAVVVFGGLIASAVYFVVSLLFKALVFVALVGGLLYVVRKFTGSSSSSSSSTRDGW; this is encoded by the coding sequence ATGGCGGTTAAGGAACTCCTGCGGGGCCTGCCCTGGTGGGTGAAGTGGGTGGCCATACCGGTCATCGCCGTGGTCGTCTTCGGCGGCCTGATCGCGAGCGCCGTCTACTTCGTGGTCAGCCTGCTGTTCAAGGCACTGGTGTTCGTGGCGCTGGTCGGCGGACTCCTGTACGTCGTGCGGAAGTTCACGGGATCGTCGTCGTCCTCGTCGTCCTCCACCCGCGACGGCTGGTGA
- a CDS encoding IclR family transcriptional regulator, translated as MASTTTAPTLIGSVQRALRLLEAVGSHEGGAPAKQLARETGLPLPTAYHLLRTLTHEGYLLRDRGVFTLGEAAHRLAGAGTLQNRRTKIEDCLARWRDAIGVPVYFAVYRDGEIELVAVSDTPAAPAVAEWADFRATGHAHAIGQCLLSQLGDRERRDHLERHPVQPITPYTVRDHRTLLERLDRGGVEDPLVERQEYALGTVCAAIPITAGTTTAAMAISVPLHAEDRLLPAVEQLRSEINALLGSLAFSISI; from the coding sequence ATGGCTTCGACTACCACTGCCCCGACTCTCATCGGCTCGGTGCAGCGTGCGCTCCGACTGCTGGAGGCGGTGGGGTCCCACGAGGGCGGGGCCCCCGCCAAGCAGCTCGCGCGAGAGACCGGGCTGCCGCTGCCTACCGCGTACCACCTGCTGCGCACCCTGACGCACGAGGGTTACCTGCTGCGCGACCGAGGTGTGTTCACCCTCGGTGAGGCCGCCCACCGGCTGGCCGGTGCCGGGACGCTGCAGAATCGTCGCACCAAGATCGAGGACTGTCTCGCTCGCTGGCGGGACGCCATCGGCGTGCCCGTGTACTTCGCGGTCTACCGGGACGGCGAGATCGAGCTCGTCGCCGTCTCCGACACGCCCGCCGCGCCCGCCGTCGCCGAATGGGCGGACTTCCGTGCGACCGGTCACGCCCACGCGATCGGCCAGTGCCTGCTCAGCCAGCTCGGTGACCGGGAGCGCCGGGACCACCTGGAGCGCCATCCCGTGCAGCCCATCACGCCCTACACCGTCCGTGACCACCGGACTCTCCTGGAACGTCTCGACCGCGGTGGGGTGGAGGACCCCCTCGTCGAGCGGCAGGAGTACGCGCTCGGGACCGTCTGCGCCGCCATCCCCATCACTGCCGGAACCACCACCGCGGCGATGGCCATTTCTGTACCCTTGCACGCGGAAGATAGGTTGCTCCCTGCGGTCGAGCAACTACGCAGCGAAATCAACGCGCTGTTGGGTTCGCTCGCCTTCTCTATCAGTATCTGA
- a CDS encoding SsgA family sporulation/cell division regulator, whose amino-acid sequence MRESVQAEVLMSFIVSDELSFRIPVELGYETRDPFAVRMTFHLPGDAPVTWTFGRELLLDGINSATGEGDVRVEPTADEDHLSDVHIRLRVGPDQALFRASAPPLVAFLDRTDKLVPLGQESALGDFDEGLDEALGRILAENAG is encoded by the coding sequence ATGCGCGAGTCGGTCCAGGCCGAGGTCCTGATGAGCTTCATCGTCTCGGACGAGCTCTCCTTCAGGATCCCGGTCGAGCTGGGGTACGAGACGAGAGACCCCTTCGCCGTCCGAATGACCTTCCACCTGCCCGGTGACGCCCCCGTGACCTGGACCTTCGGTCGCGAGCTCCTCCTCGACGGCATCAACAGCGCCACCGGGGAAGGTGACGTGCGGGTCGAGCCGACCGCGGACGAGGACCATCTGTCCGATGTCCACATCCGGCTGCGCGTCGGCCCCGACCAGGCGCTGTTCCGCGCCAGCGCGCCACCCCTGGTCGCCTTCCTCGACCGCACCGACAAGCTGGTGCCCCTCGGCCAGGAGAGCGCGCTCGGCGACTTCGACGAGGGCCTGGACGAGGCCCTCGGACGCATCCTGGCCGAGAACGCGGGCTGA
- a CDS encoding YibE/F family protein translates to MTSSHQHPENGSGHGPEHGPGHHPEPDALAHVHTHAHGPAAPVSQHLRKVIAAVLIPFATAVLVGLAVLWPGGAPAHERTGVGFDRQTERGEVVRVEQVDCKDVNAAQVPPTGDTSTPQGREAVNAQQGQCKRVTIEVTSGQDEGRRFTEIVQPDAPRQLEQGQGVVVAFAPDAPEDLQYSVTDVDRRFPLILLAAAFALAVVAVGRLRGLMALIALGTSFVFLTFFILPAILQGSNPLVVAVVGSSAIMLIALYLSHGLSARTSVAVLGTLISLLLIGLLGSLFIGWARLTGNTDDYTGLIHGLYPGIDMSGLLLAGVIIGSLGVLDDVTVTQTSAVWELHQADPKMGPRALYRAGIRIGRDHIASVVNTLVLAYAGAALPLLLLFSIAQSSVGTVANSELVAQEIVRTLVGSIGLVASVPVTTGLAALVVSADRPSAPGGPTRTGRGRRRKK, encoded by the coding sequence GTGACTTCCTCGCATCAGCACCCGGAGAACGGGTCGGGACACGGCCCCGAGCACGGTCCTGGGCACCACCCGGAACCCGACGCGCTCGCGCATGTCCACACCCACGCCCACGGCCCCGCCGCACCCGTATCGCAGCACCTGCGCAAGGTCATCGCGGCGGTGTTGATTCCCTTCGCCACGGCGGTGCTCGTCGGGCTCGCCGTCCTCTGGCCGGGCGGCGCCCCGGCTCACGAACGTACCGGCGTCGGCTTCGACCGGCAGACCGAACGGGGTGAGGTCGTCCGCGTCGAGCAGGTCGACTGCAAGGACGTGAACGCCGCGCAGGTCCCGCCGACCGGTGACACCAGCACACCCCAGGGCCGGGAGGCGGTCAACGCCCAGCAGGGCCAGTGCAAGCGCGTCACCATCGAGGTGACGAGCGGACAGGACGAGGGCCGCCGCTTCACGGAGATCGTCCAACCGGACGCACCGCGCCAGCTGGAGCAGGGGCAGGGCGTCGTGGTGGCGTTCGCACCGGACGCGCCGGAGGACCTGCAGTACTCGGTGACGGACGTCGACCGCCGCTTCCCGTTGATCCTGCTCGCCGCCGCCTTCGCCTTGGCCGTGGTCGCCGTGGGGCGCTTGCGTGGACTGATGGCGCTGATCGCCCTCGGTACCAGCTTCGTCTTCCTGACCTTCTTCATCCTCCCCGCAATCCTCCAGGGGTCGAACCCGCTGGTGGTGGCGGTGGTCGGATCGAGCGCGATCATGCTCATCGCGCTCTACCTGAGTCATGGCCTGAGCGCGCGGACCTCGGTCGCCGTCCTCGGCACACTGATCTCGCTGCTGCTGATCGGCCTGCTCGGCTCCCTCTTCATCGGCTGGGCCAGGCTCACCGGCAACACGGACGACTACACCGGACTGATCCACGGGCTGTACCCGGGCATCGACATGTCGGGGCTGCTGCTCGCCGGCGTCATCATCGGATCGCTCGGTGTGCTCGACGACGTGACGGTCACGCAGACGTCCGCCGTGTGGGAACTGCACCAGGCGGACCCGAAGATGGGCCCGCGCGCCCTGTACCGGGCGGGCATCCGGATCGGCCGCGACCACATCGCGTCGGTGGTGAACACGCTGGTCCTGGCCTACGCGGGTGCCGCACTGCCGCTGCTGCTGCTCTTCTCGATCGCCCAGAGCAGCGTGGGGACGGTGGCCAACAGCGAGCTGGTGGCCCAGGAGATCGTCCGGACGCTGGTCGGCTCCATCGGCCTCGTCGCGTCGGTGCCGGTCACGACGGGCCTGGCGGCCCTGGTGGTCTCGGCGGACCGGCCCTCCGCACCGGGCGGGCCGACTCGTACGGGACGGGGCCGCCGTCGCAAGAAGTGA
- the thiC gene encoding phosphomethylpyrimidine synthase ThiC, with the protein MTVQDARTPASDNTEESGKSIGWHKGYLEGSRPDLRVPVRQVHLTNGKDVTLYDTSGPYTDPNVETDVRRGLPPLRENWIVARGDTEEYAGRPVRPEDDGIKHTSPRGGLRNLDAVFPGRPRQPRRGRDGQAVTQLAYARRGEITPEMEYVALRENVAPEVVRDEIAAGRAVLPANVNHPEIEPMIIGKRFLVKVNANIGNSAVTSSIEEEVEKMTWATRWGADTVMDLSTGRNIHTTREWVLRNSPVPIGTVPLYQALEKVDGRAEELSWEVYKDTVIEQAEQGVDYMTVHAGVLLRYVPLTARRKTGIVSRGGSIMAAWCLAHHKESFLYENFEELCEILAAYDVTYSLGDGLRPGSIADANDEAQFAELRTLGELNRIAKRHNVQTMIEGPGHVPMHKIKENIDLQQEICEEAPFYTLGPLTTDVAPAYDHITSGIGAAMIAWWGTAMLCYVTPKEHLGLPNRDDVKTGVITYKIAAHAADLAKGHPGAQEWDDALSDARFEFRWEDQFNLALDPDTARAFHDETLPAEPAKTAHFCSMCGPKFCSMKISQDIRREHGGDLGQDEIEAGMAEKSAEFAAAGNRVYLPLAE; encoded by the coding sequence ATGACCGTTCAGGACGCACGCACGCCTGCCTCCGACAACACCGAGGAGAGCGGGAAGTCCATCGGCTGGCACAAGGGGTACCTCGAGGGCTCGCGCCCCGACCTCCGCGTGCCGGTCCGGCAGGTGCACCTCACCAACGGCAAGGACGTCACGCTCTACGACACGTCCGGGCCGTACACCGATCCGAACGTCGAGACCGACGTCCGCCGCGGCCTGCCGCCCCTCCGGGAGAACTGGATCGTGGCCCGCGGCGACACCGAGGAGTACGCCGGACGCCCGGTGCGCCCGGAGGACGACGGCATCAAGCACACGTCGCCGCGTGGCGGCCTGCGCAACCTCGACGCCGTCTTCCCGGGCCGCCCGCGCCAGCCCCGGCGCGGCCGGGACGGCCAGGCCGTGACCCAGCTCGCGTACGCCCGCCGTGGCGAGATCACACCGGAGATGGAGTACGTCGCCCTCCGCGAGAACGTCGCGCCGGAGGTGGTGCGTGACGAGATCGCGGCCGGGCGGGCGGTGCTCCCGGCCAACGTGAACCACCCGGAGATCGAGCCGATGATCATCGGCAAGCGGTTCCTGGTGAAGGTCAACGCCAACATCGGCAACTCCGCCGTCACCTCCTCCATCGAGGAGGAGGTCGAGAAGATGACCTGGGCGACCCGCTGGGGCGCCGACACGGTCATGGACCTCTCCACGGGCCGCAACATCCACACCACCCGCGAGTGGGTGCTGCGCAACTCCCCCGTCCCCATCGGCACGGTGCCGCTCTACCAGGCGCTGGAGAAGGTCGACGGCCGGGCGGAGGAGCTCTCCTGGGAGGTCTACAAGGACACGGTCATCGAGCAGGCCGAACAGGGCGTCGACTACATGACGGTGCACGCGGGCGTCCTGCTCCGGTACGTGCCGCTCACGGCCCGCCGCAAGACCGGCATCGTCTCCCGCGGTGGTTCGATCATGGCCGCGTGGTGTCTCGCCCACCACAAGGAGTCGTTCCTCTACGAGAACTTCGAGGAGCTCTGCGAGATCCTCGCCGCGTACGACGTGACGTACTCGCTCGGCGACGGTCTGCGCCCCGGGTCGATCGCGGACGCCAACGACGAGGCGCAGTTCGCGGAGTTGCGCACGCTCGGCGAGCTGAACCGGATCGCCAAGCGGCACAACGTCCAGACGATGATCGAGGGCCCGGGCCACGTCCCGATGCACAAGATCAAGGAGAACATCGACCTCCAGCAGGAGATCTGCGAGGAGGCGCCGTTCTACACGCTCGGCCCGCTGACGACGGACGTCGCCCCGGCGTACGACCACATCACCTCGGGCATCGGCGCGGCGATGATCGCCTGGTGGGGCACCGCGATGCTCTGCTACGTCACGCCCAAGGAGCACCTCGGCCTGCCGAACCGCGACGACGTGAAGACCGGTGTCATCACGTACAAGATCGCGGCGCACGCGGCGGACCTCGCCAAGGGGCACCCGGGCGCCCAGGAGTGGGACGACGCGCTGTCGGACGCGCGCTTCGAGTTCCGCTGGGAGGATCAGTTCAACCTGGCGCTCGACCCCGACACGGCGCGTGCGTTCCACGACGAGACGCTGCCCGCGGAGCCCGCCAAGACGGCGCACTTCTGCTCGATGTGCGGGCCGAAGTTCTGCTCGATGAAGATCTCGCAGGACATCCGGCGCGAGCACGGCGGCGACCTCGGGCAGGACGAGATCGAGGCCGGCATGGCCGAGAAGTCCGCGGAGTTCGCCGCCGCGGGCAACCGGGTCTACCTCCCGCTCGCGGAGTAG